A DNA window from Phyllostomus discolor isolate MPI-MPIP mPhyDis1 chromosome X, mPhyDis1.pri.v3, whole genome shotgun sequence contains the following coding sequences:
- the KCND1 gene encoding potassium voltage-gated channel subfamily D member 1, whose translation MAAGVATWLPFARAAAVGWLPLAQQPLPPAPGVKASRGDEVLVVNVSGRRFETWKNTLDRYPDTLLGSSEKEFFYNADSGEYFFDRDPDMFRHVLNFYRTGRLHCPRQECIQAFDEELAFYGLVPELVGDCCLEEYRDRKKENAERLAEDEEAEQAVDGPALRAGSSLRQRLWRAFENPHTSTAALVFYYVTGFFIAVSVIANVVETIPCRSPTRRPSREQPCGERFPLAFFCMDTACVLIFTGEYLLRLFAAPSRCRFLRSVMSLIDVVAILPYYIGLFVPKNEDVSGAFVTLRVFRVFRIFKFSRHSQGLRILGYTLKSCASELGFLLFSLTMAIIIFATVMFYAEKGTNKTNFTSIPAAFWYTIVTMTTLGYGDMVPSTIAGKIFGSICSLSGVLVIALPVPVIVSNFSRIYHQNQRADKRRAQQKVRSARIRLAKSGTTNAFLQYKQNGDLEDNGSGEEQAVCVRNRSAFEQQHHHLLHCLEKTTCHEFTDELTFNEALGAVSLGGRTSRSTSLSSQPVGPGSLLSSCCPRRAKRRAIRLANSTASVSRGSMQELDTLAGLRRSPASQSRSSLNAKPHDSLDLNCDSRDFVAAIISIPTPPANTPDESQPSSPGGSGGGGASSNLRNSSLGTPCLLPETVKISSL comes from the exons ATGGCGGCAGGCGTGGCCACGTGGCTGCCTTTTGCACGGGCTGCTGCAGTGGGCTGGCTGCCCCtggcccagcagcccctgcccccagcgccAGGGGTGAAGGCATCTCGAGGAGATGAGGTTCTGGTGGTGAACGTGAGCGGAAGGCGCTTTGAGACCTGGAAGAACACACTGGACCGCTACCCAGACACCCTACTGGGCAGTTCAGAGAAGGAATTCTTCTACAATGCTGATTCGGGCGAGTACTTCTTCGATCGCGACCCGGACATGTTCCGACATGTGCTGAACTTCTACCGCACTGGCCGTCTGCACTGCCCGCGGCAGGAGTGCATCCAGGCCTTCGACGAAGAACTGGCCTTTTATGGCCTGGTACCTGAGCTTGTTGGTGACTGCTGCCTGGAAGAGTACCGGGACCGCAAGAAGGAGAATGCAGAGCGCCTGGCagaagatgaggaagctgagcagGCCGTGGACGGGCCAGCCTTGCGGGCTGGCAGCTCCCTTCGCCAGAGGCTTTGGCGGGCCTTCGAGAACCCACATACGAGCACTGCAGCCCTCGTCTTCTACTACGTGACCGGCTTTTTCATCGCCGTGTCAGTCATCGCCAACGTGGTTGAGACCATCCCGTGCCGCAGCCCCACGCGACGGCCTTCGAGGGAGCAGCCCTGTGGCGAACGCTTCCCGCTAGCCTTTTTCTGCATGGACACGGCCTGTGTGCTCATATTCACGGGTGAATATCTCCTGCGGCTGTTTGCCGCCCCCAGCCGCTGCCGCTTCCTGCGGAGTGTAATGAGCCTCATTGATGTGGTGGCCATCCTGCCATACTACATTGGGCTCTTTGTGCCCAAGAACGAGGATGTCTCTGGCGCCTTTGTCACCCTTCGTGTGTTCCGGGTATTCCGCATCTTCAAGTTCTCCCGGCACTCACAGGGCTTGCGAATTCTGGGCTACACACTCAAGAGCTGTGCCTCTGAGCTgggctttcttctcttttcccttacCATGGCCATCATCATCTTTGCCACTGTCATGTTTTATGCTGAGAAGGGCACAAACAAGACCAACTTTACTAGCATCCCCGCAGCCTTCTGGTATACCATTGTCACCATGACCACACTTGG ATATGGAGACATGGTGCCCAGCACCATTGCTGGCAAGATTTTCGGATCCAtctgctcactcagtggtgtcttgGTCATTGCCCTGCCTGTGCCAGTCATTGTTTCCAACTTCAGCCGCATCTACCACCAGAACCAGCGTGCTGACAAGCGCCGAGCACAGCAG AAGGTGCGTTCAGCAAGGATCCGGTTGGCAAAGAGTGGTACCACCAACGCCTTCCTGCAGTACAAGCAGAACGGGGACCTTGAG GACAATGGCAGTGGGGAGGAACAGGCAGTGTGTGTCAGGAACCGTTCTGCTTTTGAACAACAACATCACCACTTGCTGCATTGTCTAGAGAAGACAACG TGTCATGAGTTCACAGACGAGCTAACCTTCAATGAAGCCCTGGGTGCCGTCTCACTGGGTGGCCGTACCAGCCGCAGCACCTCTCTGTCCTCCCAGCCCGTAGGTCCTGGAAGCCTGCTATCCTCTTGCTGCCCCCGCAGGGCCAAGCGCCGTGCCATTCGCCTTGCCAACTCTACTGCCTCGGTAAGCCGTGGCAGCATGCAGGAGTTGGACACTCTGGCAGGGCTGCGGAGGAGTCCTGCCTCTCAGAG TCGCTCAAGCCTCAATGCCAAGCCCCATGACAGCCTTGACCTGAACTGCGACAGTCGGGACTTCGTGGCTGCCATCATCAGTATCCCTACCCCTCCTGCCAACACTCCAGATGAGAGCCAACCTTCTTCtcctggtggcagtggtggtggtggggccaGCAGCAACCTCAGGAACTCCAGCCTGGGCACCCCTTGCCTCCTCCCTGAGACTGTCAAGATCTCTTCCTTGTGA